The window GCCCACTCTCTCGAGACACTGATGCCCAACCTCTTGCGGTCTGCACGGGCGCCCATGTTCGCATCATGCCTGTTGGCGGCTTTGCCTGGCGCGTCCGCGGCCCAGGCACCCGACTATCGGGCGCGGTTGGACAGTCTGTTTGACATCCTCGGGACGAGTCAGCGCGTGATGGGCACGGTCACGATTCGCAAAGGCGAGCGCGTGTGGTATCAGCGAAGCGTCGGCTACCGCGATAGTGCGGCCGCAGGCTGGGTGCCGGCCGATAGCGCCACCATGTACCGCGTGGGCTCTATCGCGAAGCCATTCACGGCGGTGATGATCTACCAGCTGATTGATGAACGAAAACTCACGCTCGACACCAAGTTGTCCCGGTTCTTTCCGCGGCTCCCGAACGCCGACTCGATCACCATTCGCGATCTGTTGGGTCATACCAGCGGCGTGCCCGACTTCACGCAGGGTATGGACGGCATCGTGCCCATCACGCGCGATTCGATCCTGAAACGCATCGCCAGCATGCCAACGCAGTTTCGCGTGGGCACGCAACGGCGATACAGCAACTCCAACTTCGTGTTGCTCGGCTACATCGTGGAGTCTATCACGTCATCGTCGTACGCCGAGCAATTGCAGCGTCGCATTGTCCGCCGAGCCGGATTGCGCCGCACGCGTTATGGCGGCGCGGTCGATCCCATGAAGAACGAATCGCGCGCCTACTACTTCGCCGATAACCACTGGCAGCGCCAGCCTGATGACGCGATCGAAAACAGCGGTGGCGCCGGCGGCGTCGTGTCGACAACCAGTGATCTCACGCGCTTCCTCGCGGCGCTGTTCCGTGGACGCTTGATCTCCGCGTCGTCGCGGTCTGAGCTCACGCACGGCTTTGTCGGGGGACTCGCGACGCTGGCAAAGGTCTTGGTCCGTTCACCATTCCTGGCGCCAACAAATCCGGGCATGCGCACAATGGATCGATTGGTGCGCACACCGCACTCATGGGATATGTGCCCGACGACTCCCTCTCGCTCGCGTTGACCATCAACGGCCACAACTATCCAATCGACCGCGTCTTCTTTCAGGTATGGGACATTCTCTACGGCACGGCGGAGCCGCTGCCATCGTTTATGCCCGCAGCACTCCCCGACTCGGCCGCGACCGCGTTCGCGGGTGACTATGCGGCACCCGAGTACGGCCTCACGATCACCATTCGACGCAATGGCGCGGCACTTGAAGGGCAGGCCGTAGGGCAAGATCCTTTTCCGCTCACGTACGTGGGCAACCGCCGCTTTCTGTCCGTCCCATCTGGCATCATGGTCGAATTCGCAGAGCCAGTGACTGGCGTGTCGCCGCGATTCACGCTGTTCCAGCAGAAGCTGGCCATTCCGTTGAGACGCGGGGCGACGACGCCGTAGGGGACCATGCGGGGAGGGCACGCGCGCTGGGGCGCGCTAACGCCCTCCCTCACGGACAATGGCGAACGCGCGTCGCGTGCACTATCGATAGGGCATGGCCTTTCCCGACAACTCTACGTTTCGCATCGAGCACGGAATGTTGGGGAGTGTGCGCGGCGCGAACGTCCCCGCGTGACGCGGGCCATGAAGGGTGAACCTCCTGCCGACTGCGCTCTCCAATCGGGCGGCGCAGCCGCGGCAGCTCTACTGGCGCACCCGTGCCGGGGGTGACGCAGCAGGCCGTGCGAGACGGCGACTGGAAGTTGCTCGTGGACGGACCGTCGGCGCTGTTGTTCAATGTGCGGGAGGATCCGGGAGAGGCCCGGGACCTGGCGGCGCAGCGTCCGGAGGTGGCGCGTCGGCTCGCGCGATTGCTCCGTGATTGGAACGCGTCCGTCGATGCCGACGCGGGGGCGGAGCGATAGGGGCGGTACGTGGCCT is drawn from Gemmatimonadota bacterium and contains these coding sequences:
- a CDS encoding beta-lactamase family protein, producing the protein MPNLLRSARAPMFASCLLAALPGASAAQAPDYRARLDSLFDILGTSQRVMGTVTIRKGERVWYQRSVGYRDSAAAGWVPADSATMYRVGSIAKPFTAVMIYQLIDERKLTLDTKLSRFFPRLPNADSITIRDLLGHTSGVPDFTQGMDGIVPITRDSILKRIASMPTQFRVGTQRRYSNSNFVLLGYIVESITSSSYAEQLQRRIVRRAGLRRTRYGGAVDPMKNESRAYYFADNHWQRQPDDAIENSGGAGGVVSTTSDLTRFLAALFRGRLISASSRSELTHGFVGGLATLAKVLVRSPFLAPTNPGMRTMDRLVRTPHSWDMCPTTPSRSR